In Arachis stenosperma cultivar V10309 chromosome 1, arast.V10309.gnm1.PFL2, whole genome shotgun sequence, one DNA window encodes the following:
- the LOC130937740 gene encoding transcription factor MYB36, protein MGRAPCCDKANVKKGPWSPEEDAALKAYIEKNGTGGNWIALPQKIGLKRCGKSCRLRWLNYLRPNIKHGGFTEEEDNIICSLYISIGSRWSIIAAQLPGRTDNDIKNYWNTRLKKKLLGRRKQSSFNSSKDSNIGMQDDTSCSDNNSNALSTSALERLQLHMQLQSLQNPFSFYTNPALWPKLHPFQEKMIHHNLQQQHQSHNLNSHGSNSNNNPLMQNTNNALPSPHHHVLNQEEGEKDTKNSKVDLLENPLNSNGCSSVLFNNSNPLLHSSSDAIIAPRGDGVEGIQQVCAIQSELDEILNLNSNRRMCYIPQEEEEEEEDQIQQMADDEFDCLREMNSNNNNNGNSKDSNSNLIWWSNDSSADTKSASSNSWESMSSTPVLLPEGMFQDYELGYTL, encoded by the exons GGAGGCAATTGGATTGCTCTTCCTCAGAAAATtg GGCTGAAGAGATGTGGAAAGAGTTGCAGGCTTAGATGGTTAAACTATTTAAGACCTAACATCAAGCATGGTGGATTTactgaagaagaagacaacATCATCTGCAGCCTTTACATTAGCATTGGAAGCAG GTGGTCCATTATTGCGGCACAGCTACCTGGAAGGACAGATAACGACATCAAGAACTACTGGAACACtagattgaagaagaaactGCTCGGAAGGCGCAAACAATCCAGCTTCAACAGCTCCAAGGACTCCAATATTGGGATGCAAGATGACACATCATGTTCCGATAACAATAGTAATGCCCTAAGCACTTCAGCTCTTGAGAGGCTTCAACTTCATATGCAGCTTCAAAGCCTCCAAAACCCTTTCTCTTTCTACACCAACCCTGCCCTCTGGCCAAAGTTGCATCCTTTTCAAGAAAAGATGATTCACCACAATCTGCAGCAGCAGCACCAATCTCATAATCTTAACAGTCATGGCTCCAACTCCAATAATAACCCTTTGATGCAGAATACTAATAATGCTTTGCCTTCTCCTCATCATCATGTGCTGAATCAGGAAGAAGGGGAAAAGGATACCAAGAATTCAAAGGTTGATCTTTTGGAGAATCCGCTTAATAGTAATGGCTGTTCATCAGTTCTCTTCAATAATAGTAATCCATTATTGCACTCATCAAGTGATGCCATTATTGCACCAAGAGGAGATGGTGTTGAGGGAATTCAGCAGGTTTGTGCTATCCAAAGTGAGCTTGATGAGATTTTGAATCTCAATAGCAACAGAAGAATGTGTTACATTCCacaggaggaggaagaagaggaggaggatcAGATTCAACAGATGGCTGATGATGAGTTTGACTGTTTGAGAGAGAtgaatagtaataataataacaatggtaATTCAAAGGACAGTAATAGCAACTTGATTTGGTGGTCCAATGATTCTTCTGCTGATACCAAATCAGCATCCTCAAATTCTTGGGAGTCAATGTCATCCACTCCAGTTCTTCTGCCAGAAGGGATGTTCCAAGATTATGAACTAGGTTACACTTTATAG
- the LOC130984889 gene encoding flavonoid 3-O-glucosyltransferase-like, whose translation MNKVVCSVHVAVLAFPFGSHAAPLLNVVQEIASKNPRVKFSFLSTKRSNESIFAGIIHHNIKAYNVEDGLPEGYVPSGHPIEPINLFVGVMIQNFKRAMDKALAETHINFTCLLTDAFLWFAAEMAKEINAKWVPVWTAGPHSLLCHLMTDFIRDQFAADAGNGIFSIDFVPGLPVVKASELPEGIIDDIEQPLSSMLHKMGQTLPKATAVAINSFAELEPPIVNQLESKFRKLLNIGPFTLALPQPNIPDDQGCIEWLNKHDIGSVVYISFGTVIIPPPHELVAIAEAIDESGFPFIWSFRGKHDEQLPKGLLERIKDKGKIVSWSPQVEILKHEAIGVCVTHSGWNSIMECMVGGVPMISRPFFGDQKLNTRMMEGRWGVGVPIQDGVFTKEATLAALKSTMSSDEGMLMRQKISEFKKSAKRAVETNGSFIRDFNTLVEIVTS comes from the exons ATGAACAAGGTTGTTTGTTCGGTGCATGTGGCAGTTTTGGCGTTCCCATTTGGATCACATGCAGCTCCACTCTTAAACGTGGTGCAAGAAATTGCGTCTAAGAATCCCAGAGTCAAATTCTCATTCTTGAGCACAAAACGTTCCAATGAGTCCATTTTCGCGGGGATTATTCATCATAACATAAAGGCTTATAACGTGGAAGATGGGTTGCCAGAGGGATATGTGCCTTCTGGTCACCCTATTGAGCCCATTAATCTCTTCGTGGGTGTCATGATCCAGAACTTTAAGCGCGCCATGGATAAGGCCTTGGCAGAGACACACATCAACTTTACTTGTTTGCTTACGGATGCGTTCCTTTGGTTCGCGGCGGAGATGGCGAAGGAGATCAATGCCAAATGGGTTCCCGTCTGGACTGCAGGGCCTCATTCTCTTCTTTGCCATCTTATGACTGATTTTATCAGGGACCAGTTTGCCGCCGATGCTGGTAATGGAATTTTCTCA ATCGATTTCGTTCCTGGTTTACCTGTGGTGAAGGCTTCTGAATTGCCTGAAGGGATAATCGACGATATAGAACAACCTTTGTCTTCCATGTTACACAAAATGGGACAAACTTTGCCTAAAGCAACGGCGGTTGCAATTAACTCATTTGCTGAGTTGGAACCTCCAATAGTGAACCAACTCGAATCAAAGTTCCGAAAGCTATTAAATATCGGTCCATTCACTTTGGCATTGCCACAACCAAATATCCCTGATGATCAAGGTTGCATAGAATGGTTGAACAAACATGACATTGGCTCAGTTGTGTACATTAGCTTTGGAACTGTGATAATTCCTCCACCTCATGAGTTAGTTGCTATAGCAGAGGCCATAGATGAATCTGGATTTCCATTTATTTGGTCATTCAGGGGAAAACATGATGAACAGCTTCCAAAAGGGTTATTGGAAAGGATTAAAGATAAAGGGAAAATTGTTTCATGGTCACCACAGGTGGAAATCCTTAAGCATGAAGCTATTGGGGTGTGTGTGACACATTCTGGCTGGAACTCAATCATGGAATGCATGGTGGGTGGTGTTCCAATGATTTCTAGGCCCTTTTTTGGTGACCAGAAATTGAACACAAGGATGATGGAAGGTAGATGGGGTGTTGGTGTTCCAATTCAGGATGGGGTTTTCACTAAAGAAGCTACCTTAGCAGCATTGAAATCAACCATGTCAAGTGACGAAGGGATGTTAATGCGGCAAAAGATATCAGAGTTCAAGAAATCTGCAAAACGAGCTGTTGAAACTAATGGTAGTTTCATAAGGGATTTCAATACTTTAGTAGAAATTGTTACAAGTTGA
- the LOC130939088 gene encoding pathogenesis-related protein PR-1-like: protein MSHPTHSLWCFATVTITLLLLLASSAAQDAYATLPAQQQLTQYRQRSLASQFLVPQNAARSMLRLRPLTWSAKLTRYAQWYANQRRNDCALQHSNGPYGENIFWGSGTGWSPAQAVDAWVSERQYYNYWRNSCANGEMCGHYTQVVWSSTRKVGCAVVTCNGGKGQFMTCNYDPPGNYIGERPY, encoded by the coding sequence ATGAGCCACCCCACACATTCTCTGTGGTGCTTCGCCACCGTCACCATCACCCTCCTTCTATTGTTGGCCTCATCAGCCGCACAAGACGCGTACGCCACTCTCCCAGCCCAACAACAACTAACTCAATATCGACAAAGGAGCCTAGCAAGCCAGTTCCTAGTCCCCCAGAATGCCGCACGGTCCATGCTGCGGTTGCGTCCGCTGACGTGGAGTGCGAAACTCACGCGCTACGCGCAGTGGTACGCGAACCAGAGGCGCAACGACTGTGCGCTGCAGCATTCGAACGGACCGTACGGCGAGAACATATTCTGGGGGAGTGGAACTGGGTGGAGCCCGGCCCAAGCGGTTGACGCTTGGGTGTCGGAGCGGCAATACTACAACTATTGGCGCAACTCTTGCGCCAATGGTGAAATGTGTGGACATTACACTCAAGTTGTTTGGAGCTCAACTAGGAAAGTTGGGTGCGCTGTGGTTACATGCAATGGTGGAAAGGGTCAGTTCATGACATGTAACTATGATCCTCCCGGAAACTACATCGGAGAAAGGCCTTATTGA